Proteins encoded in a region of the Uloborus diversus isolate 005 chromosome 1, Udiv.v.3.1, whole genome shotgun sequence genome:
- the LOC129224301 gene encoding motilin receptor-like: MVKSLLFGTEKEIDINMENVTFFYDHFDDDTIPEELRRSLSVRVISSVFTLLVGVVSIVGNSAVVFVSYEEAQCAFDWRIYEVRFFSVPSIVVGFYIPGLFMIICNALVISTALKWERKKVFVMRMNESSENNENMKKTIITTLVLVITYYVCVSPYVVSKNVYILTGLNIPPLWNIFCTVLFYMSSAVNPFIYAILRKDYTAAFKTIPRMLSQRFF, from the exons GAAATAGACATCAATATGGAAAACGTCACATTTTTCTATGACCATTTCGACGACGACACCATTCCCGAAGAACTACGGCGGTCTCTTTCAGTAAGGGTGATCAGCTCAGTGTTCACCCTTTTGGTGGGTGTGGTAAGCATTGTCGGAAACTCGGCTGTGGTCTTCGTTTC TTATGAAGAAGCACAATGCGCATTTGATTGGCGCATTTATGAAGTTCGGTTTTTCTCAGTTCCGTCAATTGTTGTCGGCTTCTACATTCCCGGATTGTTCATGATAATCTGCAACGCGTTAGTTATTTCTACAGCCTTGAAATGGGagagaaaaaaagtatttgtcATGCGAATGAATGAGTCATCTGAAAACAATGAGAACATGAAGAAAACAATTATAACCACATTGGTTCTCGTTATAACGTACTACGTGTGTGTGTCTCCCTACGTTGTATCGAAAAATGTTTACATACTTACAGGTTTGAATATTCCACCATTATGGAATATTTTTTGTACAGTACTTTTTTACATGTCGTCTGCGGTAAATCCGTTTATTTATGCTATTCTCCGTAAAGATTATACTGCAGCGTTCAAGACAATCCCCCGAATGTTGTCCCAAAGATTTTTCTGA